The genomic interval CATTCTGTTGCTATATTCCTGTGCTCCATAGTTTACtctctaatttagtttaatgCTATCAGATGCCAACTCTTTTATACACTGTAGGAAACAAGAGTTATAAGCAATTTACAGTGCAAACAACTCACCCAAACACATTTCACATCTATAAAACGAAATACATATGAGAGAAAACAGTGACAAACAATGTAGCCCAAAGCTAGGTTCCACCCAAGCCCAAGGCTGATGAAATCCCAGTTTCCTCCCCACTTCATTCATTACTTGTACCACCTTAATAAGGAATTCATTATTGAGTTCGGATCCATCTCACATGAACACCTTGGCTGGATGCTTCTCGCGTTCCTGTCTTCTTCCTGTTAAACTCTTCAAGGCCACCTTTATTAAATGAGGAGCTAACCCATAAGATCATATTTGGGCTCTATCTGGATATCTGCTTCTCtggaatttaattaaaatgatctATATGCTTGCTGATACTTTTGTCCTTTTCTTTCTCCCCGGTGAAGTGTAAAAGTAGTTTGTTAGGCGTGAATTCACATTACTTGATAACCATTCTGTAAATTACTAATATCATTATTTTGCTCCTGCAGATGTTCCTATAAGTGCTAGAAACATTTTGGAGGATGTTGAGCTAAAAAATGCTGTAAAAGCCTTTAGGTAACTTCATGCTTGTTGATCTTATTATCTCTGCTTCCTAACATATTGCATATATGACTGGGAAAAAACATCAATCATCTCAATTGTAGTTTGAACATAGTTTACTTATAACTTTGATTGATGATAGTTTGTCATTGTTGTGGGATAAAAGTCTTCATGGGCCTTGGCAATTGAATTTCAGTTTCCAATATCTCCAGTGGGCTAGGACTTACCTGATGAACTGTCATTACATTGCATGCCAAGAAACCTAGAACTAAGCTCTTGCCATTACTTTGCATGCCAAGAACTCAACCAAAATCTGATTTTGCAGAGAAAAGATGAATGTGTAACTCAAGTCTGAAAAACTACTCTCTAAGTGTATCTCACGTATTTGCCTATTACTCTCCTGTTCTCCCCTTTCTCTTTTCTGATGTGCCCTATTTATGCTAAATCTAAGgaaaaaccaaagaaaatacAAGGTTGTGTCAGCTTATTATTGACTAGCCCAAAACTGTCTAGGCCCAACTTCAACATTACAAGACTGATTTTAACAGCACTAGGCTTCCAAGTGCAGTGCAACAAACTGCAAGGGTTTACACAGCTCTGACTTTGGACTCCTTCTCAGCCAAACATTTCTTCAAGGACAGCTTCACTCAATAATATAAAGGGTGATATTATTCCCCTTAGGAAACCAAAGAATAATGTATCATTGTAACTAGTAACAGACCTTCTGAGTATGAAGGTGAGTGAAGGATTTTACAATTACtgtttatgataaatataaagttttcaGTAGAATGAATAACAACACAAAACCCTTTATTGCCTATGAAATTTAATGTATGAGTTCCTTGCCAATGAAATAAATCAAGGTGAGTTTGAGAATCAAAATTTGGTCTCCTTTTCTTTGTAAATCTGGAGCAATTTAATAGTATTTACCTTGTGAGTTTTACCTGTTGTCATTTGTATTTACTTCCCTTGAATCCTCTAGTCTCTGACCCTCTAAACAACAGGTCATGTTGAATCTCTGGATATCAGTCAGCCTGCAAATGTCTGCATTTAGTGTGATATAATCATAGAAatgtatttgtatatttatttaatttttgggTTTGCATTTAGTGTGATAATTGCGAGCTAACATTTGATTGTTCCTTGAGCATGGTACCACCATATGTAAGGTGGTTCCAATCTAATAACCAGTTTccttttaaagtttaataattaataaataaataaataattgtattacAGCCTTGTCTTCTCCTTGTTCTTTCCGTGCAGTAACTGGCCGACATTTCCTCAAATTTTCATCAAGGGAGAGTTTATTGGTGGATCAGATATTATTCTCAACATGCACCAGGTTTGTTCCCTTTtaaatgcttttcttttttctacttGTGGCCAGTATTATTTTGTAACGGACTgttcaataatattttctttcctctGTAGACTGGTGAATTGAAGGAAAAGCTTAAAGATATTACTTCCAAGAAGTAAAGACACGCCTAAGGTAGTGAAGTTTTAAGAGATGTAGTAGTTTACTAGAACGTCTTCATGATATGGACTTTTTGAACTTCTTTTTTCTCGATTATATTCAAATAAGAAGTTTCAACATTGCTGTTtgtaagtttgttttttttttctttttcccctttgtttcttgctttaaTTTAAGATCATATGAAGTTAATACGAGTCAGGATTGAATCTGTTCTATGAGTCTGGATTTGGAGGCtgctacaaaataaaaattaagtgttTGCTTTAACTTTCGCCATTCTCAAACACCTATTGATACGTGACTTGTGAATTGATCTCAACGTGATTTGAAAGATGTTGGTTACTTGAAAACAAACTCATACTAAGTAGTTTACAGGATTTTATAGCTCCAAAAGTCCATGCAAGCATTTTACACTAACCCTCACCCCACCAAAAGGAACAAAAAAACACtctgaaatatataaataacacaaCTAAGTACCCTATATTAcaataattgaaacaaaatctTTCCAACAGTACAACTGACCCTTTCTCTAGGTACTATGATAATGTGAAAGGGAGATTACTGCTTGGTAAACACATTCAGATCTTTATTTCTCAGCAACATAACTAAAGGAACGCAGAAGACTATTCCTCCTATACCAATACCATATTATATATACTGGAAAACCATGTTATGTTGTTCATGATGATCCCCCAAGCCCCAGCCTTGAGTTAAGCCAATTGGAGACTTCATCCATCTCCCTTGGAACAGTATAGTGACCAAGCCTGCACCCAAAAAGTTTAATGATTTGTTTAATTGAAGTGTGATTCATTCGAAATTGAGTTATTTCTGCTCAAGAGTTCTTACCCATCATAGGATTTGAATGTAATGTATCGGAAGCCTGCTGAACTTAAGGATTGAGCTGATTTCTCTCCGTATTTGTAGAGGACTACATCATCACCTACATCAGTAAATAACTGTGCTTTACACGTGCTAAAGAGGTCATCATTTGAATAGTTAATCATGCACAAGCTCTACTTGGCATAGATTACAAAACAATTTTGCGTGCATCAGGAAAAAAATTTCACAGCAACTATTCATCAATACAAGCTTTTAGTCCAATGAAACAAGATAGTGGTAAGTTTATAAGCTACCTTACAGATGACAAAGAAATATGGTTTCAACATTGAAGTGCAGGTTATCAATTAGCttgattttagttaaatattgaCATGTTTAATTTCACAttgttaaattattatgaatCTAAAATTGATTGAGGGGCAATAACTTCAAGTAGTTATTGCGTTGGATCAAATTTTCTGTGCTAAAATTTACTATTCATAGTTTTCTGAATAATAGCAATAACCAAACATAAGTCACTTCACTTCAAAATCAGTTCTGCAAAATCAAATTCAGTGCTGCAAACTTTCACATAAGCACATGCTGAGTTGTATGAATACGTACAGATTCCATGGCCCAGCAAAAGAGGTAATGAAGCAGCTCTCCTTCTAGCTTCATGTGACACTTCGATTTTGTTCCTTAAGCTCCTACATAAACAGAAGTTTCCAACCTTTAGCGTGTGGCTACATTGACCAACATATATATACACGCATGATTTAATGTCAGTGAAATCATACATTGATCCTGGAAGCCAGCCACTTAGTCCAACAACTGCTCTTAAGTTCACTGGATACGGGATGCCATTTCCATACCTTCCCATGGCAAAACAAGTTGCAGAGTATTGAGCTACTGCAGCACCCATACTGAAGCCTCCAATTCCAACTTTCActgtgacaaaaaaaataaaatccatttCTTGTTAGAATGAATGAATCTACCAAATATCAATTACAAGTCCCAAATTGCATATGCTTATAGGAGCAAAAGTAACAAACAGATTACGAATTAGAGAttgataattttctttctttatttttcctttcacttGAATGATGTTATAGATGAAGAAGAATCtattctcatatattgaaaaatgCTTGGGAAATGATTAATCTGTTTGCATAAACTTCTTAGTTAGCatcttaaagaaaaagaaaatagaaaggccCAAAAGACTTTAGTGTCtgcttttaagttaaaattaagcTGCACATCTCAGTGTTTGGAGAGGTTATAAACTGATATAATTTATAGGAgaaattcaattcattttccttttttatttcacgacaaaaatttattcaaacagAGACTAATTATTATTCAGCTTATATAAATTACCATCAGCTGGCTCTGTTAATAACAAGTTGGCAATGTGTGCTGCTGAGGCATCTAAACTCTCCCAATCATCTGGACCGTCTTCTGAAAGTTCTCCCATGTCAAACCCTGATCAATGTTAGATAAGTAATGTTTAACCACAGGAGTTATCTTACTGTAACATGGTGCTGATTAAATCAGAATGAATAAAAGCACAAGAGGGGTTTATTTAATAGTACATGCAGTGCAGGAAAATCCACCAAGTATTGTTACAGGGCGAGTAGGAGCAGTTGGGCAAATCCATTTTATCTGCAACATATCAGATCATAACCAACATCATATATTTTGTACAAGAGAGTAGATTCATCAGAATATTATAGAGATAAAGTGAGAATACGTGCGTACAAAAGCAAACTAGGAAAGTTCATTTCTTACATTTGGAAGTGGAAGAGATTCCAGCAACTGATATGAGCTGCAAAAAATCCAAGCTCAAGATTTTATTATGCTTGTCTCATTGAATAGAATCAGAGAAGAATGCAAACGTCAATTAGGAATACACAGATTTgtaagataagataaaaatcTGAATGGTATTTTCAGTCACAACACAATAAATAcagttgaaagaaaaattctGTAATATGTTAGTTTTTCtacaatataaatattcttatgTCTAAATAAAGTCTTGTCAAGTTACTCATATCAGTAGAGAAAGCAAATGATCTTGTGGTCCCCTAATTGAGAATCTAGTATATACTCTTCCAaatcaaactttaaatataactttttccaacagaatttattctatttagaaTCTCAACCGAAAGAAACACAACACTGAAAGCATACAACACCTAAAAACACAAGTTTGGATCCCTTAGTTATATATGAAGAGTGTTGTCAAAAGTACTGTCCACGCTTAGCTCAGAACTCTGAAGGAGCATATCATAATGGTAAAACAGAAAGTAGGTTTGggtgaagaaaaaataacaatgaaGAGATAATATGACAAGCTTTGGAAGGATCCACACTAGAAAAAGTACACAACATGCCGTTTAGGTGAATGAGCCATATAACAATAACAGAAGTTAAAGATATGACATCCATACCTTAAACCATTGTCACCAAGACCATGCAGCCAAACTATAGTGGCTTGGTGTTTTCCTTTTGGCCTCACCACATGTGTCTTCCCAAACTCCAAACTTCTCCGACCAGTTCTACTACCTGCAAATGGCATATAAAGTTTTGAAGATTGTTGATAGATTTCAAAATACGGCACAAAAGTAACGATGATCTTCAAATGGGATCAAGTAAACTATCATTGATTACAGTCAAACAATACAAGAagcaagaacaaaaacaaaaacagatgCATGACTAATAAAAAAGACTTCCAAAATACAAGcatttttagaaagaaagagCTAAGGGAGCAAAATGCAAGGTGTGAGGAAGGATAAGGAAAATCAAGAGGAGCAAAAGAACTAACCAGAGCCCATATGATAATGTCCATAGCTCATCTTGCTGTGACAAACTGTTCTCAGCACTCCCACCTGTTGAAGTGTGTGAAGGGAGTATGAAGAGGTTATGCAATGAAGAATGCAGAATGGTGATGCCTCTTTATACCCAGAAGGGTGAGGTGGAGTTGGAATAAAATGTGTATGTGTGCCTCCTTGTGTACGTGTAGTGTTCACACCACACCAGCAATAGAGTGTGCGTAGAACCGCCTAAGAAAGCATCAATGAAAAGGAGAGGCATAGACAGACAAAAGCAGAAAACCTTTTATGGGCAAAGAGAATCCAAGCAGTGTAAAGCACATTCATCCATTTCTAAGGCACACAGCAAGGACAGAGGACTCGCACATAGAGAGAATCTATGCTTGTGGGCTGTGGCCAGAAAATAAAGATAACAGCAACAGCAGCTGAAGAATATTACtgaaaacaagaaagaataaCCGTGCTTGTAAAGATCATATTTGTTTATCAATTCCTGCTTGATTGATTGATGGGTACCCATTAACCTCAAACTaaagtctttttcttttccttcactTTTTGTGTCCTCAAATTATCAAAGACTAAAAGAAATTCCAGAAATAAAAATGACTGAGAAATGCTATTGGAAAGGGAACCACAGCTTCTAGGTATTTTCCTCTACTTTCTAGCTTAAGACTCATAACATTTAAGCTCAGTAACAACCTTGATCTCAAATTAGAAGTGACAAGAAAAAGCATGTAACCCTTTTACTACATTTGCCTCTCTCTTACTTTCTTGCTTCCCACTACTCCTAGTTGCTCAAACCCCACTTGAAGAAaacttttgtttgtttatacTCATGACCAACTGCATAAGTCCAAAGCCTATAGCTTCTCTTCAGTAGtgccaaaacaaaaacaaatagatAAGCTCCCCAACACACTAAACACGTtagatcaaataaaaatacacatcCTAGAATCTTCACCTCTTTTTTGTTTATGCATACGCATTAAACATTAAGCCAAAAGAAGGAACATTAAGAAACAAGAAGAACAATGGAATAAAACAAGGCCATTATTTACaaaatctcatttttaatttattacttgCAGATTGCGGTTTATCTTTTCTATGGTTTCATAGAAAAAGGCTTTAGTTGACTCTAACTTGATACATACATCATAAATTCCACTGGCCAGCtctttttatttggtttatatatatattgctttcCTGTTTTCTTTTCATGTCCTCAAGTGGTGCAGATATTTGCAGCTTTGATTCTCACAGTAATAgcaaatatgtaatttattacaaaaagtgGAGCTGGCATATATCCATGCCATCCTCAGCAAGTTAAATTTGATGTGCACACTATGCATAAGTCAATGACTACATTCATTGCACACCACTATGTCTGTTCACCTATAAAATGCAGttttcatggaaatcttcaatTGCAATATGTGCTTCTTCTTTCACCTAACTGGTTACTTGTTTGGTGCCGTTTGTCTTAACCTGTGAATCAACAATTCTAGTTGATATTCTCAATCTATGCATTAATTTAATCACTCTCAGGAAAAAGAACCACcaccaacatttttttttctctcttcccttATGAACTTAACTTTGATAACATGCATACATGAGgatgataaatattaatatgtataATAAGACAGTGCTAGCTAGCACACTAACAGCAAGATTAACATTAAACTGATCATCATTGACTTATACCtcaaattactttaattatgtCCCTCTTACATGGCAGATTCTACTTGGATGGCCAATAAATGGTTAGAAAAAGGTTAATATATGTGTTTTCCTCAAGTCATCCTTGGAAAAAGCTAAATGTGATTCTACTTACATGGCAGATTCTACTTGAATGGCCAATGAATGGTTCAGCACTTAATGTCTTCCTAGCTCAAAAAACTAAGTGTTTTCCTGATATAACAACTTAGAACACCTTTTTCCTCAAACTCCTCCCTAGCCTCACAATACAGTAAAAGAATACCTTCAAGTAGAAATAATGACAATTAATAATTGCATTAGTTGAAGCATAAGTGTCTGTTTAGGAAAAAGTTCTATTGACACTATTTTTGTCTCTTTGTGTGGCACCATGATTTGGCTAAAGAAACAACCACAGTTGATTAAAGAGGGTGGATACCATGATGAatgatgttatgttaaaaatcagtACTTGCATGTTTTCTACTGACAAGACTGTCTTAGGAACTGAATTATTGTTAAACAGAATTTAACCATTATATGTTTCTTATCTCAATCAATTTTATGTAGTTGagttttcaatttataaaagaattaataatattctgttactttttttttctgtcatcaaAAAACCTATAAATTATCCCATTTTTTTTCTGCTCCTTTTCTTTCCCAAAGCAAAGAAAACAGTAATCTTGAACAGTAATTAGTAGCTTAAATAGGCAAATCTTCATAGCAGGGGAACATAATATTGAGCAGCAAATTAAAAAGCAGAGTAAATGAGGAAATTCCAAAAGTAGTGCAACTGGTTTGCAATAAGCTGGAATCcacagaagaaaaaatattctgTCATACCAATGAAGGAAGAAAACTATAGCAGCACAAATTAAAAACTTCCCTCTCCTTGGGAACTAACAAACAGCTATTAACAAATTCAATGAAttgtttaatcttttaatcttgCAGATTACGCCTGTGGCATATAATATATGTTCATATATTATGATTTAGGCTAAGAAGCTGGTGCTAATCTATTGAGTAGACATTTGTGAACCATAATAAGTGTTTTTGTAGCTACTAGCTTCACTTTCTGTCACTCACAACTATAGATTAATTATCAGATcaggataaaataaattactcaaTCTTTGTTAGGACAAAACGAACTTTATATACTTCAATGAGAAAGCCACCCTCAGAAAAATGATTCTACTCAGATTCACTCATACCTATCTTTTCTCATAATTCCTTGTTTTCAGCACTTTATTTTGTTAGTGTCTAGTTAATGGAGTCGAGGTTAAATTTTCTTATGCAAAGATTATGTCTTTAATCTTCTTTTTATCGTGATGTTAAAGTTATTGTTTATCTGAATATtctagtaataaataaataaatatatatatatatatatatatatatatatatataactttctaGATATGAAACTTATAGTTATAGATTTTGGGATGAATTACTGACTAATAGTGACCTAATTATGATTcaaatagtaataatttcacTTAAGACAATCGATTCACTTACCATTTCATATGAAATTGAAACTACTTGTTGACCACTCGATTCATAACTGACCGTACAATCATAGAGTGAAATATAACTATTAGAAAGAGGGTTTagagtctaactcaaccccacaaaaccggtttgtaaggtgagatttgcacctcacttatatgttataatttggttttatttttagtcgatgtgagacttccaacacactcatttcacgccgaggtatagataTATCGTGCGTAATAGTAAAAATCGGGTGGTCCAATAGCAGCCTGACAACGgatgaaatagaaacagaaatgtcCACTTAGAACTCGATAGGATAGGGTTTAACCATAGCTTTGATACTATATCAGAAAGTGAATTTAAACTCtaattcaatcccacaaaaccgacttataagatgaaatttgcacctcacttatatattataatttagtctcATGAGATATCAATAAAATGTTTACACCCAGAAAATTCTGGACGTAATTATGCATGATTAATAGTAGTAATTTTGAAGGAAGCCATGTCAGTGAATAAAAAATGCAGATAAAAGAATTGCAGAAAAGAGAGTAGTGGTGTGCTTTTGCTGTCATGTCAACTAATTGAGACTTTCTTATCTTCATTTTCTGTGCGAATTTTCAACTATCGAATCAATTGATGTGGCAGCGTTGATGCGCATTCTGTATTAAGTAAATTTTACGATACAACTTATGAATCTTTACAAGGGAAATAAAGTTGacatgagatttttttttaagataaaattaattttattagtttaaaaagtGACTagacatatattaattttttattttggataaaaaataattaatcgtCACTTAAcaggataaaataatatatattcttcttCTAACTTTTGTTGTActaaatgtaatataataattcatattgTAAATTCTTAAAATCATAATAGTTTGTGTGAAAAATTAGAGGATATATGATTAATAAGCTTAAAACccacaaattataattttgaaatgtataGGTAAAAGGAACGAATGTTCTTATGATcacatataaataattactttgaaaatattttaaaaaatatatttttatttaatcagcattttgtgtttattttttgttttttggtgtGATATTAAATGTGGATCATTGGGTATTATTATTAATGgtcaatcttaaaatatataaatttaaaaaaaaaaaaaatcaaataacttaGTAATCTTAtgacgataaaaaaaaattaaatccaataaataaagtattacTTATAAAAGTCACCTTGAGTGTTATAAATATCATatgcttttctattttattcttcaCTGTTTATTATAGAATATATTGACATTACGTGTTGAACTTTACATTTAATACCTTTAATATTactttagtttaattattaaacAGTGTgatattcagaaaaaaaaataataacgtATTTTTATGGGATCTAAATGTTCATTTCTATgttatataacataataaataattatttgttaaagtttctaaattcataaacaaatgatcattattttaatttattaaaaactaattaagctTACccctataaaaaaatattaaagacgACATTTATGAAATTTGACATGGGTGTCAATTCTTATTCTATGTGATAGTTTTTAGCAAATTACTCTTATAACAAGCTAATTTTTCTGTCTCTTTATTTAAAGTATGTTAGCAATGTGAAATATTTATcgattttatgataattaatatctgtttaatttaacaaattacGGCTATTAGCTCTTaccttatttatataaattatttatttataagctCTTAgatttcttatcttttcttttctattatcatcatatttgaaacaaataaaacaaaactaaaaattctttatcatatctttataataaaaaacctTAAATATTATTGTCTTAATTGTTAATGTGGTATCATTAGAAGTAACCTCAAATATTAAaggtaacatatatatatatatatatatataatagtatagtATATGCCCCACTATATAAAGTTAAAAGCATGGTGAGAAGctacttatttataaatatttagggGAGTTAGGTTGGGTTATTTGATGTGACACAGATTTGTATATGTGCATGTTTTGTCACTCACTCGTAAGAGTATCAAATtgcacaattaattatttttttaatgtaacttCTATCTAtatattaactatatttttatgaattt from Vigna radiata var. radiata cultivar VC1973A chromosome 9, Vradiata_ver6, whole genome shotgun sequence carries:
- the LOC106774266 gene encoding acyl-protein thioesterase 1 homolog 1 → MSYGHYHMGSGSRTGRRSLEFGKTHVVRPKGKHQATIVWLHGLGDNGLSSYQLLESLPLPNIKWICPTAPTRPVTILGGFSCTAWFDMGELSEDGPDDWESLDASAAHIANLLLTEPADVKVGIGGFSMGAAVAQYSATCFAMGRYGNGIPYPVNLRAVVGLSGWLPGSMSLRNKIEVSHEARRRAASLPLLLGHGICDDVVLYKYGEKSAQSLSSAGFRYITFKSYDGLGHYTVPREMDEVSNWLNSRLGLGGSS